The genomic DNA GATTTTGTCAAGTCCATGGGCTGGTCATCATTGTCATAGAATCGATTGATTGACTCAACTTGCTTGACCTGATTGGAGTTGTTCATGGGCTTCTCCATCATGTTGTTACTGATCTTGTACAGCATTGCCAGAGGGTCTAGAAAGGGGGTGGCTGTCTTTGAGGCCTTTCCCAAGTGATTGTTCATGATGGACTGCAACGCACTGAGAGGGTTGACAAAAGACTGCTCAGGTGAATGATCCGTGATGATTCCCAAGCTGTTACAGCCATTGCCGACTACCGTTTTTGGCACATCTGTTCCGTTCTTCATCGGCGGATCCGCTCTGCTGTCTTTTGCCTCTCRCTCTCTGCTTCTAGGCTCGCTCTTATCCTCTACATCAATGTTTTTCACCGGATTGTTAAAGCTATCCGGCATGGGTGACCCCTTCCTCTCCTTGGACAGTGGGGACGATGACTTGGTAGAGCTCACTTTGCATTTATTTTCTGAGGCCTTCTCGTCCTTCTCCTTCTTCACAGAGACCTTCCCTGTGACTTTTTCCACCAGCTCCTCCATGGCAAGCACATTGTTCTTGTGTCTTGGAGGTGGGGAATGACTGACCGGTGAATGGATCAGATTGCTGGAGTCAGAGGCCATCACCTTCAAGCTGCTAGTGCTGAACAATGGTTGAACCACCTGGACACTCTGCATTGAGGACTTCAGAGACCCCTGGAGCTGGTAGGCAGCGTGGATGCTAGGGTAGCCAGCACCACCCCAGGTGGGCGTCCCAGTCTGGGCCTTGCTGATTGCACTTGACACTGTGAACTCTAAGGACTTCAGGATATCCAGACCTCCTTTGGGAGTCTCTTCRAGGTCTTCCTCTGTGAGATACTTGTAATGTCCAGCCTTGCCAGCTTTCTCACTTTTCTCAGTCAgatcctctttctcttctttgaTCTTATTCTCTGGTTCACTCATCTCCATTTTCTCATGTTCCTCCCTTTTCTCTTCAGTGTGGGAGGAGTGCAGGAGAGGAGAATCGGGCTGTGACTTCACATTGGGAGCAGGCAGTCGTGTAGAGGTCGGCGGGAGAGGAATGGACTGTATCTTTTCCTCAACCAGGGGGTCAAACACCAACTGCTTCCCCTTTTTGGACGCTGTGTTGGTCACTTTCAAAAAGTGTCCTGTGACCATCATGTGGGCTGTCAGTTGTTGCAGGGTGTCGTGGGAACTCCCGCACTCCATGCATTTGAGGATCTGGGCCTTGCGAGCCTCAAACTGCCAGGTGTAACTGGCGCCATTTTGGTAGCCGTAGCGGTTATTCGCTGTGACATAGGGGTTAACCACTTTCTGGTCTTTCGTGGTCTCCCCGAGGTGTACACCAGGTGTGTTGTGTACAGACTCTGGAGAGCACGGGGACACCAAGTCATGAAATGCTCTTTTTCTGGTAGGTGGCACCAGCTTTGAGGTGAGGGCTGGCATGGGTTCTTTGAGAGGCACTTTCTGGTAGTGTTTTGTTTTGATCATGTGGACGCTCAGGTCCTGCAGGGATTCAAAGGAGTGGCCGCAGTACATGCACTTGAGAACCTTTTGAGCGTCCTCCTTGCCTTCCATCTCCATGAGGGAGCGCTTACGTGGCTTGGACCACCTCTTTCCCCgctcctcctccttgtccttgTTGTCATCACGGTAGTGGCCTGACTCATTCATGTGTACCGTGAGCCCCACCAGCGTGTCATAGGCTCCGCTGCAGTCCTTGCACCGGAACTTGCTGGCACCGGTGAACACCGGGCCGTAGAGCTTGTTGTGCTGCCGGTACAGCTGCACAGTGCTGAAGAGGCTCGGCTCGGGGAGGAGATTATATGGTGTATGCTGCAGGGTTTTGGCCAAAGCCGCTTGGTGCCAGTCGTAGGTCACTCCACCGGTGCTGCCAGTGCTGACACCAGTGCCATTGTTGTTAGTGTTAGCGGTACTTCTAGCGGTAGTGTTGCTGGTAGTGTTGGTAGGGGCAGaggtgttgctgctgctgttggtgtGGTTATTATTGTTCACAAGTCTGATAGTATTACTGTTGGCGATACCATTGCTCCCCTTGTGGCTGCTTCCATTGCTGTTGCTGATCACACTGATGAccttgttgctgttgctgttactTCTTAGCATGTCCTTGGTGATGCTGGACCAAGAGGCGTCCGAGATCAGGTTTGCATAGACGGCTTTCATCTGCGCCAGGCTGTCCTGCAGAGACAGGCCATTGGGGATCTTTAGGTggtcttctcctcctctgactGCCTCCTCCTTATCCAGTCCGTCCTTGGAGCGAGTGCTCTGGAAGTCGGTAAGCTGGTCGCTGGTATCGCTGAGAGGAGAGGCATAGCCGGCGTCGGGGTTGGTGCCATTGCTGAACGGGGAGTTCTGGAAGCTGAATTGATCCCCGGCATCGTCATCCTCGTTACAGAGGTACTCGCCGTCCTGTCCATCCAAGGAGAGCCCATCATCTTGCAGGTGCTCCTCATCGATCTTGTCATCAGCCTTAAACTCGTCCTCGTCCCCATAAGCTGAGAAACACAAGATGAGAGAAAAAAGGGACATCAGGCAACTCATTGGGGCAGAACATTCCTAGTGGCACCACTCAAATTGGTCAGATGTGTCCACCTGATGTGTATAAAGATTCTCGATGTTTGTATCCCATAatgtgtgtttaatgtgtgtATACCACGCATCCATGCgtgtatctctgaatgtgtaaaGAGTGGGTGAGTGTCATGATTCTTAAGAGATTTTTGTCAATAGTCCTGGCGGAGGACACAGCTTTGCAATTACAAAGTGGCAAACATCGATATCTTGACTATGATAGATAGTRCCCTTCACTGTGCGGCCTAACGAAGGTATTGAACATTGCGGCTCAGCAAGGGTAAAGGAGAACACAGATGAGCAAGATAAATATTTCCCCTTGAGTTCAAAAACTAGGGACACAAGCAAAATTCTACATGATGGAAAACCAGTTCCCAAAGCAGAAGATGTATATTAATCACTTCTGTCCACTTGACAAAAaaggtcagtagcctacatacagtatgttagaaCTCTCATGTTTGTTGCTTTGTTTGTCTTAACTTCAAGTTATCATACACTATATATTATTGATGTACACTGTTGAATAGAAATATACAGAAGAAAGTTCACAGTCCTAAATCCTATCCTTCAAATGATTAGACTGCCCAGGAAAAAGGTTACAACAACAGCCACAAGCCAGTTCATGTCTTAAAATGGCTTCCTCTTCTAGTTGGAGGGCACTGACTCTCTGACTTTGATCCAGTCTCTGCTACCACTGTGCCACTCACACCCTGCCCGTCAAGTGTGCAATAAGTGGGTGAGCATGCCAGGCCCTCGGCCGTGCTGGCATAGAGTTGGCAGAGGCAGTGGACTCCTCACAGCGTGGCGCGTGGAAATCGCCGGTGGAAATGACATGACATGTTGTCACCATCCATGCTGTACTAGTTCTCAGGGAGCGGAGTGTGGCGGCTTCCGGGGGGGAGGGGAAACAGAATATTACCCGTAGAGGATGAGGGCGTGACTTTTGAGTATACTTTCTCTTTCTCCACACAGACTCTTACATCAAGGTTCATCTACATACTATTTTGAAGTACTGTacactattaaaaaaaaaaaatctgaattgagGAAAAACGACACCAATTGTTTTTTCTTCAACACCAAAAAAATCATGCAGTCCTTATGTGGCCTTTCATCAGATAAAGCAGAGATAATAGGTAACAACAGCATGGCTATGGTATGTGTCTAACGAAACTGCCTTTTCCTCTAGCATTGACACTTCTAAGTGTTGTCAGCCTCGAAAAGGGAATAACGGAACTCTTTGTCAGGGCACAACAAGATAGAAAAGACACGGCATTTATTTAATGACCATTAAGGAAAGTGAATGAAAGCCACGTGACTGAGCACTTAACAAGGCACTACCTGTGTTGATCAGCTGCCTGGGTGGTTATCTTTAATGGAGGACAACATGAGATTGCAACCCCTGTAGCCATGCAGGAATCATGGCAGACAWTTTACTTTGAGAATAAGCCTATAACCAGCGGCAACCGTCTAGAAATCCAGGCCCTCTGGACATTGAGACAAAGTCAGACTTCAACTGTCTCTAAACTGCACTAAGTAGCGAATAAAAAATTGTAGAGGAACAAATTTCCAACAATCAAATGTGTTCCAATTTCACAATACTATGTCACGTTTCACTTGATATGAAAATGTGCTGTATCTACATTACGTACGTTCCATATTGTAATGGTAATCGTAAAGGAGAAATACTGTAAATagagaaaaggacagagagagcgagggggaaagAGCGAGTGAAAgcgatacagagacagacagatggagacagtGCTCGGGCAGTTCACTCTATCCTTCCCCATAAGATGCTTGTCCAAGGTGCCAGTATCAGTCTCTAGCGAGGAGGCAGATGTGCTGTCAGCTCCTGAACTGTGCATGCCGCTCAGGCCCATAATCGGAGAAGACATAATACCTGATGTTTGTGAGCTGCCATTTACTGCTGCCTGAGAGAAGCTGGAGGGCCATAAGCAACTGTgactactgtgtgtgtttgtgtgagtgtgtgtgtgtgtgtgtctctgtctgcgtgtgtgcTGGTATAAATGTGTATGAACATCCAACTCTAGCGTGTACCATATATACACAAAAGGTAATACTACTTTTCTCACATAATACCTGGAATCTATCTGTCCGGTACTACAACTAGGCTTATCCCAGAGCCCCACATCACACCCTTTCACATATAATCTAATTAagtttttagggatagggggcagcattttccctttggatgaatagcgtgcccagagtgaactgcctcctactctgtcccagatgctaatatatgcatattattattactattggatataaaacactctgaagtttttaaaactgtttgaatgatgtctgtgagtataacagaactcatatggcaggcaaaagcctgagaagaaattcaaacaggaaatgggaattctgaggctggtcgattttcaactcatcgcctattgaaatcccagtgggatatggatctgtttacacttcctacggcttccactagatgtcaacagtctgcagaacgttgaatgaagcttctactgtgatgttgagccggatgggagctgtttgagtcagtggtctggcagagagccaggtcctggtcacgcgcattccacatgatatcgacttgcgttccattacttctatagacaaagaaattctccggttggaacgttattgaatatttatgataacaacatcctaaagattaattctatacttagtttgacaagtttattcaacctgtaatataacttttggaagttttcgtccgacgtttgcctggacctgcacgagcgtttggatatgtgtactaaatgtgctaacaaaagtagctacttggacataaataatggacattatcgaacaaaacaaaacaacaatttattgtggaactaggattcctgggagtgcattctgatgaagatcatcaaaggtaagggaatatttatagtgtcatttctgatttctgttgactccaacatggcggagaattttATTTKttttctgagcgccgtctcagattattgcatggtttgctttttttgaaatctgacacagcggttgaattaagaacaagtgtatctttaattctatggaaaacatgtatctttcatcaaagtttatgagtatttctgttatttgatgtggctctctgcaatttcttcagatattttggaggcatttctgaacatggcgccaatgtaaactgagatttttggatataaatatgcacattatcgaacaaaacatacatgtattgtgtaacatgatgtcctatgagtgtcatctgatgaagatcatcaaaggttagtgattcattttatctatatttctgctttttgtgactcctatctttggctgggaaaatggctgtgttttttggacttggcggtgatctaacataatcatatgttgtgttttcgctgtaaagcattttttttttaaatcggacacaatgggtagattaacaagataaTAATCTTTCATttcctgtattggacttgttaatgtgtgaaagttacatatttcaaaaaaatatttttgaatttcctgcgctgccttttcagtggaatgttgtcgaggggttccgctagcggaacgtgtgtcctagaaaggttaaagaactgaccacaacaaaaaaattcaaaagTCCATCCATTGTCAAGAGCATTCCGTATTTCACTTCATTGGAGCGTTTGGTTGAGTACCTCAAAGCACTGACAACTCTCCCATCACTCTTACTCTCTCACTGTCTCCAAATAGCTCATCACACTAAGCAACACACCAAAAAAAATCAATTAGCGTCTCCACTATAATTACCCTTAGCTCTGACTGAGCAGAGTGGGTAAAGAGGGAACGCCttgacagaagagacagacaagagaaccTGACACTTCTAAAAACAATGGCAGTCttttcctgcacacacacacctacacctcagcctatatccccccccccctcccccatactAGAGGTCGGACgataatcggaatggccgattaattagggccgatttcaagtttcataacaatcggaaatctgtatttttggacacccaTTTggccgattattattattaattatttttatacctgtatttaactaggcaagtcagttaagaacacattcttatttcaatTATGGcctcggaacagtgggttaactgccttgttcaggggcaggacgacagatttttaccttgtcagctagggatTCAATCTtacaaccttacggttaactagtccaacgctctaaccacctgtctccattgcactccacgaggagcctgcctgttacgcgaatgcagtaagaagccaaggtaagttgctagctagcattaaacttatcttctaaaaacaatcaatcaatcataatcactagttaactacacatggttgatgatattactagtttatctagcatgtcctgcgttgcatataatcgatgcggtgcgcattcgcaaaaaaggtacctaaccataaaacatcaatgccttcttaaaatcaatacacagaagtattatATTTAAACCTGcctatttagttaatattgcctgctaacatgatttCTTTGTGTCACTTCACTTGCAACAGAATCAGGTAAATGCAGCAGTTAGggcagcctggctcgttgcaaactgtgtgaagactatttcttcctaacaaagacagccaacttcgccaaacggggatgattaacaaaagcgcatttgcgaaaaaagcacaatcgttgcatgctgtacctaaccataaacctcaatccctttcttaaaatcaatacacagaagtatatatttttaaacctgcatatttagctaaaagaaatccaggttagcaggcaatattaaccaggtgaaattgtgtcacttctcttgcgttcattgcacgcagagtcagggtatatgcaacagtttgggcgcctggctcgttgcaaactaatttgccagaatctttggtaattatgacataacattgaaggttgtgcaatgtaacaggaatatttagacttatggatgccacccgttagataaaatacagaacggttccgtatttcactgaaagaatgaatgttttcgagatgatagtccggattcgaccatattaatgacctaaggccgtattctgtgtgttattatgttataattaagtctatgatttgatagagcagtctgactgagcgtgatggtaggcaccagcaggctcgtaagcattcattcaaacagcacgtttgtgcgttttgccagcagctcttgctgtttatgacttcaagcctatcaactcccagattaggctggtgtaaccgatgtgaaatggctagctagttagcggggtgcgcgctaatagcgtttcaaacttcactcgctctgagacttggagtagttgttccccttgctctgcatgggtaacgctgcttcgagggtggctgttgttgatgtgttcctcgtttgagcccaggtaggagcgaggagagggacggaagctatactgttacactggcaatactaaagtgcctataagaacatccaatagtcaaaggtattgaaatacaaatggtatagagagaaatagtcctataattcctataataactaaaaCCTAAaaattcttacctgggaatattgaagactcgtgttaaaaggaaccaccagctttcatatgttctcatgttctgagcaaggaacttaaacgttagctttcttacatggcacatattgcacttttactttcttctccaacactttgtttttgcattatttaaaccaaattgaacatgtttcattatttatttgaggctaaattgattttattgatgtattatattacgtTATATatatgttcattcagtattgttgtaattgtcattattacaaataaataaataaaatcggccaattaatcggtatcggctttttttggtcctccaataatcggtatcgacgttgaaaaatcataatcggtcgacctcttccccatacatacacacaccccaaACACGTACCTCCCCCGACATCCCCAGACTGCTGCCTCCACCTCGGAACCCAACAGTG from Salvelinus sp. IW2-2015 linkage group LG31, ASM291031v2, whole genome shotgun sequence includes the following:
- the LOC111956180 gene encoding teashirt homolog 1-like, yielding MPRRKQQAPRRSVAYGDEDEFKADDKIDEEHLQDDGLSLDGQDGEYLCNEDDDAGDQFSFQNSPFSNGTNPDAGYASPLSDTSDQLTDFQSTRSKDGLDKEEAVRGGEDHLKIPNGLSLQDSLAQMKAVYANLISDASWSSITKDMLRSNSNSNKVISVISNSNGSSHKGSNGIANSNTIRLVNNNNHTNSSSNTSAPTNTTSNTTARSTANTNNNGTGVSTGSTGGVTYDWHQAALAKTLQHTPYNLLPEPSLFSTVQLYRQHNKLYGPVFTGASKFRCKDCSGAYDTLVGLTVHMNESGHYRDDNKDKEEERGKRWSKPRKRSLMEMEGKEDAQKVLKCMYCGHSFESLQDLSVHMIKTKHYQKVPLKEPMPALTSKLVPPTRKRAFHDLVSPCSPESVHNTPGVHLGETTKDQKVVNPYVTANNRYGYQNGASYTWQFEARKAQILKCMECGSSHDTLQQLTAHMMVTGHFLKVTNTASKKGKQLVFDPLVEEKIQSIPLPPTSTRLPAPNVKSQPDSPLLHSSHTEEKREEHEKMEMSEPENKIKEEKEDLTEKSEKAGKAGHYKYLTEEDLEETPKGGLDILKSLEFTVSSAISKAQTGTPTWGGAGYPSIHAAYQLQGSLKSSMQSVQVVQPLFSTSSLKVMASDSSNLIHSPVSHSPPPRHKNNVLAMEELVEKVTGKVSVKKEKDEKASENKCKVSSTKSSSPLSKERKGSPMPDSFNNPVKNIDVEDKSEPRSREXEAKDSRADPPMKNGTDVPKTVVGNGCNSLGIITDHSPEQSFVNPLSALQSIMNNHLGKASKTATPFLDPLAMLYKISNNMMEKPMNNSNQVKQVESINRFYDNDDQPMDLTKSKNTNGRTANSTSTTPNNNNNCNTNNSNRPILSSLSESLSSPLRENALMDISDMVKNLTGRLTPKSSTPSSISEKSDADNSAFEDGLEELSAFQKRKGRQSNWNPQHLLILQAQFTSCLQETSDGKFVMTDLGPQERVHICKFTGLSMTTISHWLANVKYQLRRTGGTKFLKNIDSGQTLFLCSDCASQFRTPSSYINHLESHLGFSMKDLSKLSIDHLREQQAVTRMITEKTFSSLGLNEEDSCSVFQCKLCNRTFVSKHAVKLHLSKTHGKSPEDHLIFVTELEKFDKA